The Dehalococcoidales bacterium genome segment TAGTGTAGTGTCTCTTATATATCTTGCCGTATCAAGGAAGTTGCTGTCATTCCAGCGAAGGCTGGAATCCAGGGGATAGACATGGATTCCGGATCAAGCCTGGCCTGGCGACAGGCCAGGGTCCGGAATGACAGAACTGTAAAGACATTTGTAATACACCACACTAGTACTAAGGTGGATTATTTGGCGTAACGAGGGATGGGAAGATTCTCCTCCTCACCTTTATCCTCTCCCACCAGGGGAGAGGATATTCCTATTACGTTTAATTACGCAACCAAATACTAGACAGCAGCGGCGGGTCGCCCCAGCCCCAGGTTACTCTTTCCGTTGGGTCGTATCTCGAAGCCCGCTTCACGAGCGACTCTCTCAGCAGGCACGCCGCCGTCAACCTCCAGCCGGGAGGCAATATCCACGCTGATAACGGTATCAACCTCTCCGGCTACTTTTGCCAGCGCGGCCAGCACCTGTGGCGCCTTAGCCACCGTGGTACTGAACTCAAGAATCGCGGAAAGCACCCGCTCCTGACGGACATCATCGCGCAGCTCGCCCGTGGTGACGTCGGCAAACAGGTCATAGGTAGGATTATCTTCTTCAAAACCCACGCCGAGGGAAAGCACTGCCTGAGCTACCTTTTCCACATCCTCCAGCCTGGTACCGATGCCGGGACGCCCCAGTTCCGCGGCGATGCCGATATAACCACGGCGATAGCGGCCAGTGACATCGTTGGTCTTGGTCTCTTCGGTACCGCGACCGGTGACATCGGTAGAGGGGTGGGCAACGCAGGGGTCGCTGAACTGGGCCCTGATGATACGGGGCCAGGTCAACTCCGGCTGCCATAGTGCCTGGTCCTCACAGACGCCCGAGCGCAGGCAGCACCCGCACTCGACGCATTCCTCCTCGTCGATGACGACCCTGAACTCCGACGACACCACCTTGATGGCGGCTACGGGACAGTAGGCGACACACTCCAGGCAGCCTTCGCACCGTCCTTTATCTACTCGCATCTTGCCCTCCTTCGCCGGCTTGTTTATTCTACGGCTAGTCTTGAGGCAGGTTCAGTTTCTTCAGGAAGTCAAGCACCGTCCGGCTGAAAAACTCCGGGTTGTCCCGGTTACAGGAATGACCCGCGTCAGGAATCACCACATGTTTCGCTCCGGGGATAACCTTGGCCATATACTCCCCTGCTGCCAGGTAAGGGGTGTCATTCTCTCCCACCAGTAGCAGGGTCGGTACCTTGATTTTGTCCAGGCTCTCGATGACCCGGGAATCGTGCTGCATGACCACTTTGCGTGCCATGTGAATCACTCCCGGCGGGTGCTTGCCTTCAGCCTCGATAACCTTAACCCGCTCCTCATACTGGCGGTTCCACTCCTCCCGGCGGGCCGGATTGCGGTAGCCGGGGCCGGTATCCGCCAGGATGAGCGCCGTCACCATCTCGGGATAATTTAAATAGAAGCTGAGCGATTCATAGCCGCCCATGGAGATTCCACCCACCACCGCCTTTTTTACATCCAGGACTCCCAGAAGCTGGCGAAGGTCTTCCGCCACGATATCCGGGGAATACTGGTCGGGGGAAGGGGGACTTGTCGACTGGCCATGTCCCCGGGCGTCATAGGTGATGAAACGGTACTCCCGGGAAAAAACCTCTACCTGGGGCTGCCAGGCCTCGTGAGATGACGAAAATCCGTGCGCCAAGACCACAGGGTATCCCTGCCCGTGGACTTCGTAGAAAAGCTCGATGCCGTTGACCCTGGCTTTAGGCATGATTCCAACCTCCCTGTCTGTAAATTCCAGTAGTATTATCTAAGGCTACATGTTAGAGCCTCTGCCCATAAACTGTCAACAAAACGCAGACAGAAAGCGGGATTTATGTTATATTGTGTCTACTATGTCAGTGCTGCTGGATACCAGCCTGCCCTTGCCCCTGTTCATCCGCGGCAAGGTGCGGGACAGCTACCGGTTGGGCGATCACCTGCTCATCATCGCCACCGACCGCATCTCAGCCTTCGATATTATCCTGCCCTGCGGTATCCCGGACAAGGGCCGGGTACTTAACCGGCTCTCCGCCTTCTGGTTCGAGCGTACCAGAAAGCTAATACCCAACCACCTGATAGCCGTGGTCGATGATGTTCAGATTCTCAACGATTACCTGCCCGCGAAAAGTCGTTTTGCCTGTCCCCCCTACCTGTCAGGGCGGGCGATGGTTGTCAAAATGGTGGAACGTCTCCCGGTGGAATGCGTGGTGCGGGGCTACCTCTCCGGCTCGGCCTGGGCGGAATACCGGCAATCAGGCACCATCTCCGGTATGCCCCTGGAACCGGGCTTGAAGGAGAGCCAGGCGCTGCCCCGTCCGCTATTCACACCCACAACCAAGGCGGAAGCCGGGCATGACCAGCCGCTAACGGTAGCTGAACTCAAGGAGATAGTCGGTGAACGCCGGGCTGAAGAGCTGGAAGAAAAGAGCCTGGCGATATACAGCTACG includes the following:
- a CDS encoding 4Fe-4S binding protein translates to MRVDKGRCEGCLECVAYCPVAAIKVVSSEFRVVIDEEECVECGCCLRSGVCEDQALWQPELTWPRIIRAQFSDPCVAHPSTDVTGRGTEETKTNDVTGRYRRGYIGIAAELGRPGIGTRLEDVEKVAQAVLSLGVGFEEDNPTYDLFADVTTGELRDDVRQERVLSAILEFSTTVAKAPQVLAALAKVAGEVDTVISVDIASRLEVDGGVPAERVAREAGFEIRPNGKSNLGLGRPAAAV
- a CDS encoding alpha/beta fold hydrolase, which gives rise to MPKARVNGIELFYEVHGQGYPVVLAHGFSSSHEAWQPQVEVFSREYRFITYDARGHGQSTSPPSPDQYSPDIVAEDLRQLLGVLDVKKAVVGGISMGGYESLSFYLNYPEMVTALILADTGPGYRNPARREEWNRQYEERVKVIEAEGKHPPGVIHMARKVVMQHDSRVIESLDKIKVPTLLLVGENDTPYLAAGEYMAKVIPGAKHVVIPDAGHSCNRDNPEFFSRTVLDFLKKLNLPQD
- a CDS encoding phosphoribosylaminoimidazolesuccinocarboxamide synthase; the encoded protein is MSVLLDTSLPLPLFIRGKVRDSYRLGDHLLIIATDRISAFDIILPCGIPDKGRVLNRLSAFWFERTRKLIPNHLIAVVDDVQILNDYLPAKSRFACPPYLSGRAMVVKMVERLPVECVVRGYLSGSAWAEYRQSGTISGMPLEPGLKESQALPRPLFTPTTKAEAGHDQPLTVAELKEIVGERRAEELEEKSLAIYSYAREYAQGRGMIIADTKMEFGLDNGKLILIDELLTPDSSRFWDIARYKVGQPQDSYDKQPVRDWLVQSGWNKEPPAPMLPPEVIAATTQRYREAYRRMTGLELS